One stretch of Streptomyces sp. A2-16 DNA includes these proteins:
- a CDS encoding serine hydrolase: MESSRAVRRPVRRSPRRPLLYAALASVAVVGATAAGTVYVKAQAHSGSGAVSSAATPSASGSPATTTQEAAVAEPVVDLDARLADAMKSVGVTGEQKVSAAVIDLGSGDSAVHGDGAFDTASIVKVDILAALLLRHQEAGTRLSAQEKAYATTMIENSDNASASALWDAIGRAAGLDAANAKLGLTGTEGGDGALWGLTQTTAADQLTLLQQVFGDDSELSGASRSYLQGLMGQVEADQRWGVSAAGDRSGWALKNGWLPRSTTGLWDVNSIGRVTVDGDEYLVAVLSNGSPTQAKGISLVEAAAKAAVSVFTGADPSVSASANATGVAAR, from the coding sequence ATGGAGTCCTCCAGAGCCGTCCGACGCCCCGTCCGCAGGTCCCCCCGGCGGCCCTTGCTGTACGCCGCGCTCGCCTCCGTCGCCGTCGTCGGCGCCACGGCCGCGGGGACCGTGTACGTGAAGGCGCAGGCGCACTCCGGCAGCGGCGCAGTATCGTCGGCGGCGACGCCGTCGGCCTCCGGCTCGCCGGCGACCACGACTCAGGAGGCGGCCGTGGCGGAGCCGGTGGTGGATCTCGACGCGCGACTGGCCGACGCCATGAAGTCGGTCGGCGTGACGGGCGAGCAGAAGGTGTCGGCAGCGGTAATCGACCTGGGGTCGGGCGACAGCGCGGTCCACGGCGACGGCGCCTTCGACACGGCGAGCATCGTGAAGGTCGACATCCTCGCGGCGCTGCTGCTGCGGCACCAGGAGGCCGGGACGCGGCTGAGCGCGCAGGAGAAGGCGTACGCCACCACGATGATCGAGAACAGCGACAACGCCTCGGCATCGGCGCTGTGGGACGCCATCGGGAGGGCGGCGGGGCTCGACGCGGCCAACGCCAAGCTCGGCTTGACCGGCACGGAGGGCGGCGACGGGGCGCTGTGGGGGCTCACCCAGACCACGGCGGCCGACCAGCTCACCCTGCTCCAGCAGGTGTTCGGGGACGACTCGGAGCTGAGCGGGGCCTCGCGGTCGTATCTCCAGGGGCTGATGGGGCAGGTGGAGGCCGACCAGCGGTGGGGGGTGTCGGCCGCGGGCGACCGCTCCGGGTGGGCGCTGAAGAACGGGTGGCTGCCGCGCAGCACGACCGGGCTGTGGGACGTCAACAGCATCGGGCGGGTGACGGTGGACGGGGACGAGTACCTGGTGGCGGTGCTGTCGAACGGCAGCCCCACGCAGGCGAAGGGTATTTCGCTGGTGGAGGCGGCGGCGAAGGCCGCGGTGTCGGTGTTCACGGGAGCGGACCCGTCGGTGTCCGCGTCGGCGAACGCCACCGGTGTGGCGGCTCGCTGA
- the mycP gene encoding type VII secretion-associated serine protease mycosin, whose product MSVTTRRAGLLSVLLAASVALVPPTAAHADGIRAKQWALEAMHTQQAWQTTKGAGVTVAVLDTGVEDDHPDLVGNVLTGKDMIGFGAVRGQRAWARHGTAMAGIIAGHGHGVGNGDGVMGIAPEAKILPVRVILEDGDPARAKARNTRGNALAEGIRWAADHGADVINLSLGDDSASAHPEAGEDDAVQYALKKGAVVVASAGNGGEKGDHISYPAAYPGVIAATAVDKFGTRASFSTRRWYATVAAPGDDVVIADPDHKYYEGWGTSAASAFVSGAVALVKAAHPGLTPAQVKRLLEDTARNAPAGGRDDSRGFGFVDPAAALKAAARLKPAGLQPASYGDKYFGSGPDTAKSEDDTASWAAPLAGGLGVALLIAAVVLWRGRRGPRQSYEGF is encoded by the coding sequence ATGAGCGTCACCACCCGCCGGGCAGGCCTCCTGAGCGTCCTCCTCGCCGCCTCCGTCGCCCTCGTCCCGCCCACCGCCGCGCACGCCGACGGCATCCGCGCCAAGCAGTGGGCCCTCGAGGCCATGCACACCCAGCAGGCCTGGCAGACCACCAAGGGCGCGGGCGTCACCGTCGCCGTCCTGGACACCGGTGTCGAGGACGACCACCCCGACCTCGTCGGCAACGTCCTCACCGGCAAGGACATGATCGGCTTCGGGGCCGTGCGGGGACAGCGCGCCTGGGCCCGGCACGGCACCGCCATGGCCGGCATCATCGCCGGCCACGGACACGGCGTCGGCAACGGCGACGGCGTCATGGGCATCGCCCCCGAGGCCAAGATCCTCCCCGTCCGCGTGATCCTGGAGGACGGCGACCCGGCCCGCGCCAAGGCCCGCAACACCCGCGGCAACGCCCTCGCCGAGGGCATCCGCTGGGCCGCGGACCACGGCGCCGACGTCATCAACCTCTCCCTCGGCGACGACTCCGCCTCCGCGCACCCCGAGGCCGGTGAGGACGACGCCGTCCAGTACGCCCTGAAGAAGGGCGCCGTCGTCGTCGCCTCGGCGGGCAACGGCGGCGAGAAGGGCGACCACATCTCCTACCCGGCCGCCTACCCGGGCGTCATCGCCGCCACCGCCGTCGACAAGTTCGGCACCCGCGCCTCCTTCTCCACCCGCCGCTGGTACGCCACCGTCGCGGCCCCCGGGGACGACGTGGTCATCGCCGACCCCGACCACAAGTACTACGAGGGCTGGGGGACCAGCGCCGCCTCCGCGTTCGTCTCCGGCGCGGTCGCCCTCGTCAAGGCCGCCCACCCCGGCCTGACGCCCGCGCAGGTCAAACGGCTCCTGGAGGACACGGCCCGCAACGCCCCGGCAGGCGGCCGTGACGACTCCCGGGGCTTCGGCTTCGTCGACCCCGCGGCGGCGCTCAAGGCGGCGGCCCGTCTGAAACCGGCGGGCCTGCAGCCGGCCTCCTACGGCGACAAGTACTTCGGATCCGGCCCCGACACCGCCAAGTCCGAGGACGACACGGCCAGTTGGGCAGCCCCGCTGGCGGGCGGACTGGGCGTGGCGCTGCTGATCGCCGCGGTGGTCCTGTGGCGTGGCCGACGGGGGCCCCGGCAGTCCTACGAGGGTTTCTGA
- a CDS encoding amino acid deaminase/aldolase, producing the protein MTARAADRARYDRATAHLDAPLAIVDLDAFDSNADDLVRRAAGKPIRVASKSVRCRALLERVLAKDGFAGIMSFTLAESLWLARSGFEDILLAYPSADRSGYAELAADPKLAAAVTVMVDSPEQLAFIDESRAGGTEVIRVCLELDTSLKLLGGKVRVGARRSPLHSPAQVADMARAVARRPGFQVVGIMAYEGHIAGVGDSVAGRPLRSRAVRLMQATARKELAERRAAVVRAVRAVVPDLEFVNGGGTGSVQHTAAEDAVTEIGAGSGLYVPRLFDNYTSFSGRPAALFAMPVVRRPGVGVVTVLGGGYPASGAAGPDRLPVPYLPEGLKYDPQEGPGEVQTPLLGSPADDLLLGDKVWFRHAKAGELCERFEKLHLIEGDAVTETVPTYRGEGHTFL; encoded by the coding sequence ATGACTGCGCGCGCCGCCGACCGGGCCCGTTACGACCGGGCCACCGCCCATCTCGACGCCCCCCTCGCGATCGTTGACCTGGACGCCTTCGACTCCAACGCGGACGATCTCGTCCGCCGGGCGGCGGGCAAGCCGATCCGCGTCGCCAGCAAGTCCGTGCGTTGCCGCGCGCTGCTCGAACGCGTGCTGGCGAAGGACGGCTTCGCGGGCATCATGTCCTTCACCCTCGCCGAGTCCCTGTGGCTGGCCCGGAGCGGCTTCGAGGACATCCTGCTCGCCTACCCGTCCGCCGACCGCTCCGGGTACGCCGAACTGGCCGCCGATCCCAAGCTGGCGGCCGCCGTCACCGTGATGGTGGACAGCCCCGAGCAGCTCGCCTTCATCGACGAGTCCCGGGCGGGCGGCACCGAAGTCATCCGGGTCTGCCTGGAGTTGGACACCTCGCTGAAGCTTCTCGGCGGCAAGGTGCGCGTCGGCGCCCGGCGTTCGCCGCTGCACTCCCCCGCGCAGGTCGCCGACATGGCGCGGGCCGTGGCGCGACGGCCCGGGTTCCAGGTCGTCGGGATCATGGCCTACGAAGGGCACATCGCCGGTGTCGGGGACTCGGTCGCCGGGCGGCCGTTGCGTTCGCGGGCGGTGCGGCTGATGCAGGCCACGGCCCGCAAGGAGCTGGCCGAGCGGCGGGCGGCGGTGGTGCGCGCGGTGCGGGCCGTCGTACCGGACCTGGAGTTCGTCAACGGCGGCGGCACGGGCAGTGTGCAGCACACCGCCGCGGAGGACGCCGTCACGGAGATCGGCGCGGGTTCGGGGCTGTACGTGCCGAGGCTGTTCGACAACTACACGTCCTTCAGCGGGCGTCCGGCCGCCCTGTTCGCCATGCCCGTCGTGCGCAGGCCCGGGGTGGGCGTGGTGACCGTCCTCGGCGGCGGCTACCCGGCCTCCGGTGCCGCCGGACCCGACCGGCTGCCGGTGCCGTATCTGCCGGAGGGGCTGAAGTACGACCCGCAGGAGGGACCCGGCGAGGTGCAGACCCCGCTGCTCGGCTCCCCCGCCGACGATCTGCTGCTCGGCGACAAGGTGTGGTTCCGGCACGCCAAGGCCGGTGAGCTGTGCGAGCGGTTCGAGAAGCTGCACCTGATCGAGGGGGAC